The window GGCAAAGGGGTTCACCGTCAGCCACGTCACCCGAATCGGCTGACCCCCTCATTGCCACAAAAAAGCAGCCGTACATTGTGTGCGGCTGCTTTTCCTTTCCATACATATCTACGCAAACAAATTTATTCCTCTATGAGCTGTCCATCTGTCCCGACCAAAATAAGGCGTGCGCCCGCGAAATCCGCAAGCAGCTTCCGCCCCTCCTCTGCACCGAGGACAAAGATCGCCGTCGAGAGCATATCCGAGAGCAGTCCCATGTGTCCCTGCCATTCCCCCGCGCCCTCCATCGGCAGCACGACGGTCGCCGAGGCAAGCCCCCTCTCTGCGGGATTCCCCGTGCGCGGGTCGATCAGATGATGATAGCGCCGTCCCTCGCAGAGGAAGAACCGCTCATCGTCGCCCGAGGAGGAGAGGACTTCATTGGAGAGCGATACAACGGTGAGAAGATCCGCACGCCCCTCCCCGCGCGGATTGCGGATGCCGATCTGCCACGGTGCGCCCTCCGCATTCACGCCCATGCCGAGGATCGAGCTCGTCCCGAGATCGGCAAGCGCGTTTGTGATGCCCTCGTTTTGCCATGTGCTGCGGATGCCGTCGAGCGCAAGCCCCTTGATGAGCGCACCGCGATCCATCTTCATCCCCGCTTTCATCAGACGTGCTTCATATCGCGTCTGACCGCCCTCCTCCACCGCACGCAGTTCAAGTGCCGCACAGCCGACACGCGCACGCGCCGCAGCGATCTCCTCGGCGGACGGCGGCAGCTTCTCCGCGCGCGCCCGCTCCCAAAGTTCCGTCAGTGCGCCCGCCGTCACATCGAACGCCCCGCCCGAGCGGTGCGCGACCTCCTGTGCAAGGCGCAGCGTTTCATAGAGCGCGGGCGACACCTCCGTCCACGCCCCCGTCCCCGCAGCCGCCTCCATCGCGGCGAGCGTCGCCCCGTCCGCATCGCGCTCCGTCTGCGTGAGCACGGCAAGCCCGTCGCGCAGAGCCGCCTGCGACGCGATCTCATCCGTGCGCACCGTAAGATGCGCCACCGTCCCCATCATGAGCTTGGTATCCTCCGCCGTCACATCCCCCCCGCATCCACCGAGAAGAAGCGCGGCGCAGAAAAGAAGGGCAGCAGGAATTTTATACAACGTGAAGAATCTTTTTATCATATGTATTCCTTTCCATGAGGGGAATCGGAGCGGCACGATGCCCTAAAGCGCCCCCTAGTGGAGCAAAACGTTCGCGCAGGGCTTTGCGCCGCAAAAACGCTTCATCTAATGCGAGGTATTCCATGTCACCCAGACTTTATGAAATCGCCCGCTTCGTCCTCGTCGGCGGCGCGTGCTTCCTTCTCGACTACGGACTGCTCTACATCCTCACCGAATACGGCGGCATCCACTATCTCATCTCCGCCGGCATCTCCTTCACCGTCTCCGTCCTCGTCAACTACTATCTCTGCCTCGTCTGCGTCTTTCGCGGCGCAAACGCGCAGACAAGACGCGCGAAGATGCTCTTTTTCGGCTCAAGCATCGCAGGGCTCGGGCTCAATCAGCTCCTCATGTGGATGCTCGTCGATCTCGCAGGGATTTACTACATGATCGCCAAACTCATCGCCGCCGGCATCGTCATGGTGTGGAACTACATCCTCAAACGCCGCGCCGTCCTCGGTGCGTAACACATTCTAACACGCACGGCCGCGCCGTGCAAACACATCCTCGTGCAGAGTTTCATCCCCGCTCCACGTTCCGTGCAGACGCGCGGCGCATATGCGTCAAAAATTGCCAAAAACAGCATATTTTTGTGACAGAACGGATAAAATAACAGATTCTTTGCTATTTATTTTCCTATAATTGCAATTTAACGAAATCAAATAGAGGATATTGTCTATTATAATAGAATATACTCAATGAATACACTCTTATAAATTTGCTTCAATAGATAAAATTGTCTTGCTATTTTTGCAATTATGCGGTACACTAAAAAAAAAGGATGGACGGCTCATTGACAGCAGATATATGAGCGTTGTCATTATCATCTGCGCAAAGGGAGTGAATATCATGTTTCTGGAGGAGCGCCAAGAGCTCATCGTCCGCATGGTGGAGCGTGACGGTAAGGTCAAGGTCAAAGAGCTCAGCGCCAAATTCAAAGTGACCGAAGATTGTATCCGCAAGGATCTCGGCTCGCTCGAACGGCAGGGGCGGCTGAAGCGCACCTACGGCGGCGCCGTGAAACTGACGCAGAGCGTTCACATGATCGAGGTCAGCCGTCACCGTCACATGGATATTGAGGCAAAACGCCGCATCGCACAGGCCGCCGTTTCTCTCATTCAGGAGAAGGATATGGTTTTCCTGGATGTTTCGACGAGCAATCTTGCCATCGCAGAACTGCTCATGAAGAGCGACCGTGATCTCACGGTCGTGACGAACATGGTCGATGTCCTTGGCGTACTCGCACGCAACCCGCGCATCGAGCTGATCTTTGCCGGCGGGCAGATCAACCGCGGACGCGACGGGTTCTGGGGCGGCATGACGCAGGACTTCATCGGCAGGCTCAAGCCCGACATCGCATTCGTCGGCGCGGTCGGCGTGGATGTCAAGGGCAACAGCGTGTCCACCTACGACATCGACGACGGTCTCAACAAGGCACGCATCATCACACGCAGCAAACGCGCCTATGTCGTCGCAGAGGCACGCAAGCTGTCGACGGACGGCAACTACGACTACACGCCGCTCAATGCCCTCGCAGGGCTTGTGACGGACACGGAGCCGCCCTCGGACATCCGTGCGGCAGCGGCGGAGCTGGGCATCGAGATCGTACTGCCGTAACAGCGCAGCACAATCTCATCGGAATGGTCGGAACAAAACCGAGACGGACTCTTGCCGTCTCGGTTTTCTTGTGCGAAAATACCAAAAAAGGGGGAATGGATGTGGACGATCTTCTCGCGCACTGCACGCTCTGCCCGCGCCGATGCGGTGTGAATCGGCGTGCGGGCGTGCGCGGGTTCTGCGGCGCGGGGCGGGAGGTGCGCGTTGCGCGGACGATGCTGCACCGATGGGAGGAACCGTGCCTGGTCGGCGCACACGGCGCGGGGGCGGTGTTCTTCGCCCACTGTACGCTGCGCTGCATTTACTGTCAGAATCACGCAATCAGTCATGAGGGCAGCGGCACGGAGATGCGTACGGAGGAGCTTGCCGCCCGCTTTCTCACGCTCCAACGGGAGGGTGCGGCGACACTCGATCTCGTGACCCCGACGCACTACACGCCGCAGATTCTCGCCGCGCTCACGCAGGCACGGGCGGAGGGGCTGACGCTCCCTGTGGTCTGGAACACGAGCGGCTATGAGACGGTAGAGAACATCACACGTCTGGCGGGTGCGGTGGACATCTATCTGCCCGATCTGAAATACGCAAATGAGGAGAGCGGACGGCTCTACTCCGCCGCGCCCGACTATGCGGCGGCGGCATGGGATGCCCTTGCGGCGATGGTCGCGCAGGTGGGAGCGGTGCAGTTTGCCGCAGACGGGCAGCTCATGCGCGGCGTACTGGTGCGCCATCTCGTACTGCCGGGACACCGCCACGAGAGCATTGCGCTCGTGCGGCGGCTGTGGACGGCGTTCGGCGATGCCGTGCAGCTCAGTCTGATGCGGCAGTATACGCCGCTCTACCGTGCCGCCGAATTCCCGCCGCTGCATCGGCGGCTCACAACGTTTGAGTATGAGAGCGTGGTCGCGGCGGCGCGCGAGCTCGGGATGGAGCGCGTCTATGTGCAGGGGGCGGAGGCTGTGGGGGCGCAGTATGTGCCGGATTTTGCGTGAGATATTTTATGTCTTGACACAGCGGAGCAAGACCCTCGCCCCTCTCGTTACACCCAAGCCCCTCAAAGCGCCCTACCACCGCTTGCGAGGTGTGATGTCCCTAAGCGAACCATAGTGAAGCAAGGGGGTAAAGCACGCGGTATGCCCCGGCGGATTTCTTTCGTTCAAGCGAAGCGCGTTTAAGAAGTCCGCCGGTATTTGAGCATACAAGCGTGCGAACCCTTGCGCAACGATGCGTTCGCGTGGGACTCACACAGAGCGATTCACCCTCTCGCCCGCACAAATCCCTTCCACACTGCTTTTCGCAGCAGATCCGCAGGGATCATGGTCGCGGCAAGGAGGAACACAAGCCCCCAGCCGCCCGCGTGAATCGGCGTTGTGCTGAACATCCCGCCGATCCATGCGCCGACATCGTGCGGGAGGTAGGGCGCGTTGATGATTGCCGCCATGATGAGCACAATCATCGCCCATACCTTGACAAAGCCGAGATTTTCACCAAGCCTGCGAAAGATGCCGAAGCCCGTGGAACGTACGTTGAATCCGTTCATGAGCGAAGCGAGGACGAAGATCAGAAAGTACGCCGTATAGTGCTCCGCCTTTCCATCGAAACACGCGGCAATGCGTGCATCGGTGAGAAAGAAGAAGCTGAGGAGGACGAGCCACGTCCCCATACAGACAATCTGCACGCTCATCGCTGGGCTGATGAGCCCCGCGTCGCGGCGGCGCGGCTTCTCGCGCATATAACTCTCGTGCGCCGGCTCGTTGCCGAGCATGATCGCGCCGAGGCTGTCCATGACGAGGTTGATAAAGAGGAGATGCGTCACGCGCAGCGGCTCGATGATGCCGAAGAACGGCGCAGTGGCGCTCACAACGACCGCCGCGATGTTGATAACGAGCTGGAAGCGGCAGAATTTCAAGATGTTGTTGTAGATCGTGCGCCCGTAGAGAATCGCATCCTTGATGGAGCGGAAATTATCGTCGAGGATAACGATGTCCCCCGCGTCCCGCGCCGCCTCTGTGCCGCTGCCCATCGCAAAGCCGACATCCGCACGGCGCAGCGCGGGCGAGTCGTTCACGCCGTCGCCCGTCATGCCGACGACGAGGTTCATCTTCTGCGCGAGGCGCACGATGCGCGACTTGTCCGTCGGCAGCGCACGCGCGATGACGCGCAGCTGCGGCAGGATGCGCTGTACCTCCTCGTCCCGCATCTGTGCGAGGTCGCTGCTCGTGAGCACGAGCTCGCCGTCCGCACGCAGCAGCCCCGCATCGCGGGCAATCGCAACAGCAGTCTCGCGGCGGTCGCCCGTCACCATGACGACCTGCACGCCCGCCGCCAGCACCTCCGCAATCGCCTCGCGTGCCTCGGGGCGCACATCGTCACGGATCGCGGCAAACCCGATGAGAACCACATCGGCGTTGATCTCATTTTTCCGAAAGGGCTGCTTGGAGTATCCGAATGCGAGCACGCGCATCGCCCGCTCCGCATAGGCGTTGATCCTTTCGTTCAGCGCCGCCGCATCGAACGGGACAACGGTGCCGTCCGCACGGAGCGCATACGCTGCACGCGCGAGCAGTGCCTCGGGCGTACCCTTGTAGACCACCGTGCCGCGTACGGACAGCTCCGCCTGACTGAATTTGTTCGTCGAGTTAAAGGTCTGCCGCTTGCCGACGCGGCAGGCTTCATTCTCCTGCATGGCGCAATACGTCTGTGCGCCGAGGAAGCGCATGACCGCCTGATCGGTCGGATTGCCGCCGATGACCGCGCCCGTATCGTCATACATGGTGGCGGAGTTCCTGCCGATGGCAAGCTTCAGCTTTTCGTGAAGAACGGGATGCTCCTCCGGCGCAACCACCTGACCGTCCGCCGTAAAGAAGTCCACCACCGCCAGCCGGCCGCCCGTAATCGTCCCCGTCTTGTCACTGAAGAGGATGTTCAGCGAGCCCGCTGTCTCGATGCCGACCGCGCGGCGCACGAGCACGCCGCGTGCGAGCATCCGGCTCGTATTCTGCATCAGCACGAGCGAGATCATGAGCGGCAGCCCCTCGGGCACGGCACAGACGATGATGAGGATCGCGAGTGAGACCGCCTGAATCGCGTCCACGAGGATGTGGCTCCACCCGAGCGCGACATACGCCTCCATGCCGCCCGCGCCGATGGCAAAGAACATCATGTAGAGCGATATAATGACAATCCCCGAGATGTAGCCGAACGCCGAGATCTGATCAGCGAGCTTCGCGAGCTTCACCTGCAAGGGGGATGCCGGCTCGCGCACCTGCATCTCCGCCGCCATCCGCCCCATCATCGTCCGCACGCCGACGCGGCGCACCTCCATCACGCCCTCGCCGTCAAAGACCACGCTCCCGCGAAAGAGTGTCGCATCGCCCACGAAGGTATCGCCTGTGATCTCGGCGGGGAATACATAGTGACTGTCTGCGGGTGTCTTCGGGCACTCCTCCGTCTCCCCGTTGAGTGCCGCATTGCTCACGCGCAGTTCCCCCGCGATCAGCATACCGTCGGCGGGAATCTTGTTGCCGCCCTGCAAAATGACATGGTCGCCGACCACGATCTCATCCACAGGCAGAACGAGAAGCCCGCCGTCACGGCAGACCTTCGCCGTATCCTTTGCCGTACGCGCACGCAGGGCGCGATACTCCGTATCGCTCGCAACATTCGTCCGCGCCGTCACCGTCGCGACGATGATAACGGTCACGATCGTCCCCACCGGCTCATAGATCTCCGCGTGACCCGCAAAGTACATCGCGATCATGAGCGCAACCATCACGAGCAGGATACGGATCATCGGATCGCGGAACGTCGCCAGAAACGCCTGTCCGAACGTCGTCCACGCCGGCTCCGGAATGGCGTTCGCGCCGTATTTCGCGCGTGATTCCTCCGCCTGTGCCGATGTCAGTCCCGTAAATTTCAAGAACGCTCCCCTTTCCCCTCAACCGCGCACCGCACGCACAAAGTAATAGATGAGATAGGCGCTGACGGCGAGGGCGATCCCATCCCCGAGACTGCCGTACATCGGCGCAGTCAACACGATCAAGGTCAGCACGGCGATGCGCACGGGCTCCTCCCATGCGGCATTGGTACGTCTGCGCTGCGCCGCCTCCACCGCCTTGGAGATGCGCCTCTGCCAGCGCGTCAGCCAGAGTGCAATCCCCGTGACGATCATCGCCGCCGTCATGAGGATGAGCAGCGCCCAAAAGAGCTTTTCCGCCATCATCTCATGGTTGTGGATGTGCAGATTCAAAAAGAACGGCGCCACCTGCAGCCATGCGGGCACGGGTACAGGAAGCGGCTCCCCGCCACCCGCTGCGAGATAGACCTGCGTCCCCAGTGCAAAATCCGTCGCGCGTACCGTCGGCTCTGCGATCTGAAACACATAGAGCGCACTCTCCGCCGTGGGCAGACGCATCGAAATAACGTCCTTTGCAGGAAATGCTTCCTGTATCCGCGCCAATGCTTCCTCCGGCGGAAGCAATGCCGCACGCTGTTCCTGAACGGCAAAATGCTCTGCCGCAAGCCCCTGCGCCGTGCGCTGATAGTCCCGCATACCAATGGAGTAGAGGACGATAAAGATACCGCTCACGCACATGAGAGTTGCCCACGTGCCCGCAAAGACCGACGTGAGCTTGTGCCAGTCCGACCGGAACAGGCGGCTGCTTCGCCGCCGCCGTGTGCCGAAGGCGAGCGTTTTCATCATCGGCAGGTAGAGATAGACACCGCTCACAATGGAGATCACGGAGAGCACGCACATCGCGGCGAGAAAGTCGCGGCCGCCCTCCTCCATCCCCAGACGGACGTGCAGAATGTGCATCGTGTGCATGAACTCCTGCACCGCCTCGGAGCGGTAGACGCGCTCCTGCCGGTTAAAGAGCGTACCTGTACGCACATCGTACATGATTTGCTCGCCGCCCATGCGCATATGGGAGCGCCCTGCCTTCCCGCCGCGCTCCTTGACGCGGAAGTACAGCGTCCCATCCTCCCCGTCCGGTGTGACCGCCAGAATCTCCTTCGTCGGGAACGCCTGCGTCACCGCCGCCGTCCCCTCGGGCAGACCCGCCCAGATCCCACGCAGTGCCATGGGTTCCCCGCGCGGCGGCAGATTCACCGTGTTCCACGCGTTGATCTCCCCGCGAAAGAGCAGCGGCAGCCCCGTCAGCGTCAGCAGCAGCAAAAAGAGTGCGCAAGCAAGGCTCACCCACTGATGAATGAGATAGATTTTTCGCATGATTTTCCCCGATTCCATACACAAATGTTACCGTCCCCTATCATAACATAAAACGAATGGAATTGGGGAAAAAAGAGGACGGCCGCGCTCCCCGGCGCAACCGTCCCCCAATCTCCTCAATCAGCCCTCTTCGACCTCGATCAGAGCATACTTTCCATCGTTTCGACCGTAAACCACGTTGACCTCCTCCGTCTCCGCATTGCGAAACACGAAGAATCGGTGGTTCAGCAGATTCATCTGCATGATCGCCTCCTGCACATCCATCGGCTGCAAGCTGAACCGTTTCGTCTTGACGACGGGGAATACATCATCCTCCTCCGGCACGGGCTGGGCAAACGTCTCGACCGCCTCTGCCTTGAACCCGCCGTGACGGAAACGCCGCTCCAGCTTCGTTTTCTGCTTGCGGATCTGGCGTTCCAACTTCTCGATCACGAGATCAATGGAGCTGTACATATCCTCGGAGCGCTCCTCGCCGCGCAGCAGCACGCCGCGCACAATCGGCGCAGTCACCTCGACCTTGTGCCGCTTCCCCTCCACCGAGAGCAGCACCGAGATGTCCCCGACGTTTTCAAAATACTTCGTAATCTTGCCGACCCGCTTCTCCACATAGTCGCGCAGCGCCGGTGTGACCTCGACATTCTTTCCCCGAATCGTGAATACAGCCATGAAACACAGCCCCTTTCTATTCACAGGAGCGTCATTCTCTCCGCTCCCCCTTTGCCTATGTATTTCGACACGGACAAAGAAAAACCTGCAAAAGAATTGTACTTTCCCTAAATTCTGATTTTTTATATTCCGAACTGACGAGCTCCTATGGAATTGTGCAAATGAAAAAGCCCGCTGTGTAAGCCGGGCTTTTCAACTCTTTGCGGTTATTCCTTTTTGACCACGTTGTCCGCCTGCGGACCGCGCGCGCCCTCGACGATGTCGAATTCGACTTCCTGCCCCTCGCTGAGGGTCTTGTAGCCCTCGCCACGGATCGAGGAAAAATGAACGAATACGTCGTCGCCGTCCGCACGGGAGATGAATCCATATCCCTTGTCCGCGCTGAACCATTTCACTTTGCCCGTCATATCGGCTCTCCTTTCACGGCAGAGAAACCTGCTCACAAACAGGCACTCCCCCAGTTTTGCATAGATGCTTTCTCTTATTATAAGAGCCGTGTACAGGACTGTCAATGGGCGATTCTCAAACGATCGGAAAACATTTGTCAGCCCTGCGGGAAAAACTTCTCAACCCGTCGGAAACGCGCACGCTCAAGTTCCTCGCGCCGTGCAAACATCTCGCGATAGGCGGCGATGCGCTCGTCCAAATGCTGTTCGAGCAGACGGTGCTCCGCCACATAGCGATAGGCGTTCTCCGCAAGCGTGCGCCGCAGGTCGGCACGTTTGATGAGGAGATCCAGCTTCTGTGAAAACTCCTTCGGGCTGCGATAGATCATCCCCGTCTCACCGTCGCGCACCGTCGCCGCATAGACGGTCGGTGCGGCGAGTACCGCCGCGCCGTGTCCCGCTGCCTCGATGAACTTCAGATCGGACTTGGCACGGTTGAACGCTGTGTCGTTCAGCGGCAGGAGCGCGATGTCCGAGACGTGCAGTTCCGCCGTATAGCGCTCGTACGGGGCGACGATAGAGACCTCCCGCACATCACCCGTAAACACCTTTGCCTCCGTTTGGAGCTCCTGATAGAATCCATAATCCGAAACCACGCGGAAGTACAGGCGGTCGCCATGACGGCGGATCGCCTCGTTGATCGCAGGCATCAGCGGCTCCCAGTCCGGACGGCGGTTCAGCGCACCGAAGAAAATCGTCACACGGTCTGTGGGCACATCGCAGCTGCGCCGCTCCGGCAGCGACGGCAGTTGATTCTCAAAGAGATAGATGTAGGGGTTGAACGCCCGCAGTTCGTCCGCAAGATACTGCGTCGAGACCTGCACGGCTGAAACGGCGCGGAAGGAGCAGTAGTCGTTCTCCACAAGTTCCTTGAAGATCGCAGGATGATCGTCGAACTCATGCACAATGATATTCCCCTGTGCCGCTTGCCGGGAAAGCATCTGTTTCATCGCGGGAATCCGCCGCATGATTTTCCGCTCCAAGAGGAGGATACTGTCATGCTGCGGTGCCGCTTGGAAAAGATCCATCTCCGGATCTCCCGTCTGCACACACCCACTCAGCGTGATGAGACCGCGTTCGTTGAGCAGCTTCAGCGGGGCATCCAGACGCATCGGCGCACAGCCGTCAATGCGGTTCACAACGGCAATATGAATGGAGGGCGTGTTGGTCATGTAGCTTGTTCGCAGTGCGGGAGATACCTGCGAGAGCAACGGATTGATAATGTTCTTACAGTCCTTCTCCAATTTGGCAAGAGCCGCCCGATAGTCCTCCTCTGCCGTCAGAAACACACGCCGTTGCCAATACTCCTCGATGAGATGACGCCACTCCATGCCGGCGCGAACAAGCGCCTCGGGGCGCTGCCCCTCCTGTCCGCCATGGATGCGGAACAGGCTGAGCGGTCTGCCGAATATAACGGCATTCCCCTTTTCGAGGAGTTCCAACCACATCGCACATTCGGAGAGCACCCGGCAGCCGCGCGCCTCCGCACGCCAACAGTGGTGCGCGAGATCCCGCCGCCGAAAGAGAACGGCGGAAGGGTCGCCCAAGAAATTATCATGGTTCATGAGGGTACTGCGACCGACTGCCGCACCGCCGCAGCACACATACATCCCATGGATGGGCGGCGCATTCTCCCACTGCCCGAGATACGCGCCATCCCCGTCGATGACCCCGCGTATCGAAGTGACGAGCGTGACCTCCTGTTCGGAAAGGAATGCATCGACCATCCGCGTCGTCTTATCCGGCAGGAGGATGTCGTCGTCCATACACCATTGCAGGAACTCACCCTGTGCCAGATGCTCGAACGGCATAAAGTTCTCCGCCTTCGTCCGCGCCTCTCGGTTGCGGATATAGCGCACGCGCACATCGTCCCGATAGGAGCGCATCAGCTCCTCGGTGCGGTCGTCCGTCGAGTTGTCGCAGACAATCACCTCGATGTTCGGATAGGTCTGTGTGAGCGCCCCCGCAAGCGTCTCCCGAAAGTAGTGCGGACGGTTGTACGTCGGGATCATGATGCTGACCAGCGGCGCCCTCAGAAGTGCCGTGCGTGCCGTCGCACGGATGAGGGGGAGATCGTGCGCCCACGCAATCGTGCCCAATGTGTCATGCAGGATCGTCTCGGGCAGACCGATGTCGATGCCCCATCGTTCCATGAGCAGCGGACGCGCCTCGGAACGCACCAGATCGTAGAGGTCGCAGTGTCCCGCCCCCCGATGCGCAAAATAGACAGGCACGCGCAGGAGGTGGAACCCCTCGTATTTGAAACGAAACGAGAGGTCGAGATCCGCACCGCCGCCCGTGAACGCCTCGTCAAACCCCTGCACCGCCCGAACGGCGGAGCGGCGCACGAGCAGGGCAAAATCCTCAAGGAACAGGCTGTCCGTCGGCTGCGTCAGATGACGGCGCACCCACGCAGCCGCATCCTCCCCGTGCGACGCCATCTCCTCCGCATTCATGTACTGCCACGCGAATTCCGTGCGGTTGGAGAAAGGGCCGACGGCGGCGACCGTCTCATCCGATCGAAGGACTTCCAGCATCTTTGCCAGTCCGTCCGCCGTGAGGACGACCCCCGCACGCAAAAAGAGCAGGGTCTGTCCTGCGGCGGCTGCCGCCCCCACATTCCACTGCGCCGCTGATGATTCTCCGACAC of the Selenomonas dianae genome contains:
- a CDS encoding GtrA family protein, producing the protein MSPRLYEIARFVLVGGACFLLDYGLLYILTEYGGIHYLISAGISFTVSVLVNYYLCLVCVFRGANAQTRRAKMLFFGSSIAGLGLNQLLMWMLVDLAGIYYMIAKLIAAGIVMVWNYILKRRAVLGA
- a CDS encoding FAD:protein FMN transferase codes for the protein MIKRFFTLYKIPAALLFCAALLLGGCGGDVTAEDTKLMMGTVAHLTVRTDEIASQAALRDGLAVLTQTERDADGATLAAMEAAAGTGAWTEVSPALYETLRLAQEVAHRSGGAFDVTAGALTELWERARAEKLPPSAEEIAAARARVGCAALELRAVEEGGQTRYEARLMKAGMKMDRGALIKGLALDGIRSTWQNEGITNALADLGTSSILGMGVNAEGAPWQIGIRNPRGEGRADLLTVVSLSNEVLSSSGDDERFFLCEGRRYHHLIDPRTGNPAERGLASATVVLPMEGAGEWQGHMGLLSDMLSTAIFVLGAEEGRKLLADFAGARLILVGTDGQLIEE
- the hpf gene encoding ribosome hibernation-promoting factor, HPF/YfiA family, which encodes MAVFTIRGKNVEVTPALRDYVEKRVGKITKYFENVGDISVLLSVEGKRHKVEVTAPIVRGVLLRGEERSEDMYSSIDLVIEKLERQIRKQKTKLERRFRHGGFKAEAVETFAQPVPEEDDVFPVVKTKRFSLQPMDVQEAIMQMNLLNHRFFVFRNAETEEVNVVYGRNDGKYALIEVEEG
- a CDS encoding cation-translocating P-type ATPase, which gives rise to MKFTGLTSAQAEESRAKYGANAIPEPAWTTFGQAFLATFRDPMIRILLVMVALMIAMYFAGHAEIYEPVGTIVTVIIVATVTARTNVASDTEYRALRARTAKDTAKVCRDGGLLVLPVDEIVVGDHVILQGGNKIPADGMLIAGELRVSNAALNGETEECPKTPADSHYVFPAEITGDTFVGDATLFRGSVVFDGEGVMEVRRVGVRTMMGRMAAEMQVREPASPLQVKLAKLADQISAFGYISGIVIISLYMMFFAIGAGGMEAYVALGWSHILVDAIQAVSLAILIIVCAVPEGLPLMISLVLMQNTSRMLARGVLVRRAVGIETAGSLNILFSDKTGTITGGRLAVVDFFTADGQVVAPEEHPVLHEKLKLAIGRNSATMYDDTGAVIGGNPTDQAVMRFLGAQTYCAMQENEACRVGKRQTFNSTNKFSQAELSVRGTVVYKGTPEALLARAAYALRADGTVVPFDAAALNERINAYAERAMRVLAFGYSKQPFRKNEINADVVLIGFAAIRDDVRPEAREAIAEVLAAGVQVVMVTGDRRETAVAIARDAGLLRADGELVLTSSDLAQMRDEEVQRILPQLRVIARALPTDKSRIVRLAQKMNLVVGMTGDGVNDSPALRRADVGFAMGSGTEAARDAGDIVILDDNFRSIKDAILYGRTIYNNILKFCRFQLVINIAAVVVSATAPFFGIIEPLRVTHLLFINLVMDSLGAIMLGNEPAHESYMREKPRRRDAGLISPAMSVQIVCMGTWLVLLSFFFLTDARIAACFDGKAEHYTAYFLIFVLASLMNGFNVRSTGFGIFRRLGENLGFVKVWAMIVLIMAAIINAPYLPHDVGAWIGGMFSTTPIHAGGWGLVFLLAATMIPADLLRKAVWKGFVRARG
- a CDS encoding glycosyltransferase, encoding MSALTIILAGGGDREYLRETAEAAVSAASALCVETELLVPAAAGEVELLRTELHGLTCRVLSCVGESSAAQWNVGAAAAAGQTLLFLRAGVVLTADGLAKMLEVLRSDETVAAVGPFSNRTEFAWQYMNAEEMASHGEDAAAWVRRHLTQPTDSLFLEDFALLVRRSAVRAVQGFDEAFTGGGADLDLSFRFKYEGFHLLRVPVYFAHRGAGHCDLYDLVRSEARPLLMERWGIDIGLPETILHDTLGTIAWAHDLPLIRATARTALLRAPLVSIMIPTYNRPHYFRETLAGALTQTYPNIEVIVCDNSTDDRTEELMRSYRDDVRVRYIRNREARTKAENFMPFEHLAQGEFLQWCMDDDILLPDKTTRMVDAFLSEQEVTLVTSIRGVIDGDGAYLGQWENAPPIHGMYVCCGGAAVGRSTLMNHDNFLGDPSAVLFRRRDLAHHCWRAEARGCRVLSECAMWLELLEKGNAVIFGRPLSLFRIHGGQEGQRPEALVRAGMEWRHLIEEYWQRRVFLTAEEDYRAALAKLEKDCKNIINPLLSQVSPALRTSYMTNTPSIHIAVVNRIDGCAPMRLDAPLKLLNERGLITLSGCVQTGDPEMDLFQAAPQHDSILLLERKIMRRIPAMKQMLSRQAAQGNIIVHEFDDHPAIFKELVENDYCSFRAVSAVQVSTQYLADELRAFNPYIYLFENQLPSLPERRSCDVPTDRVTIFFGALNRRPDWEPLMPAINEAIRRHGDRLYFRVVSDYGFYQELQTEAKVFTGDVREVSIVAPYERYTAELHVSDIALLPLNDTAFNRAKSDLKFIEAAGHGAAVLAAPTVYAATVRDGETGMIYRSPKEFSQKLDLLIKRADLRRTLAENAYRYVAEHRLLEQHLDERIAAYREMFARREELERARFRRVEKFFPQG
- a CDS encoding radical SAM protein, producing MDVDDLLAHCTLCPRRCGVNRRAGVRGFCGAGREVRVARTMLHRWEEPCLVGAHGAGAVFFAHCTLRCIYCQNHAISHEGSGTEMRTEELAARFLTLQREGAATLDLVTPTHYTPQILAALTQARAEGLTLPVVWNTSGYETVENITRLAGAVDIYLPDLKYANEESGRLYSAAPDYAAAAWDALAAMVAQVGAVQFAADGQLMRGVLVRHLVLPGHRHESIALVRRLWTAFGDAVQLSLMRQYTPLYRAAEFPPLHRRLTTFEYESVVAAARELGMERVYVQGAEAVGAQYVPDFA
- a CDS encoding cold shock domain-containing protein, which encodes MTGKVKWFSADKGYGFISRADGDDVFVHFSSIRGEGYKTLSEGQEVEFDIVEGARGPQADNVVKKE
- a CDS encoding PepSY-associated TM helix domain-containing protein, with amino-acid sequence MRKIYLIHQWVSLACALFLLLLTLTGLPLLFRGEINAWNTVNLPPRGEPMALRGIWAGLPEGTAAVTQAFPTKEILAVTPDGEDGTLYFRVKERGGKAGRSHMRMGGEQIMYDVRTGTLFNRQERVYRSEAVQEFMHTMHILHVRLGMEEGGRDFLAAMCVLSVISIVSGVYLYLPMMKTLAFGTRRRRSSRLFRSDWHKLTSVFAGTWATLMCVSGIFIVLYSIGMRDYQRTAQGLAAEHFAVQEQRAALLPPEEALARIQEAFPAKDVISMRLPTAESALYVFQIAEPTVRATDFALGTQVYLAAGGGEPLPVPVPAWLQVAPFFLNLHIHNHEMMAEKLFWALLILMTAAMIVTGIALWLTRWQRRISKAVEAAQRRRTNAAWEEPVRIAVLTLIVLTAPMYGSLGDGIALAVSAYLIYYFVRAVRG
- a CDS encoding DeoR/GlpR family DNA-binding transcription regulator, whose product is MFLEERQELIVRMVERDGKVKVKELSAKFKVTEDCIRKDLGSLERQGRLKRTYGGAVKLTQSVHMIEVSRHRHMDIEAKRRIAQAAVSLIQEKDMVFLDVSTSNLAIAELLMKSDRDLTVVTNMVDVLGVLARNPRIELIFAGGQINRGRDGFWGGMTQDFIGRLKPDIAFVGAVGVDVKGNSVSTYDIDDGLNKARIITRSKRAYVVAEARKLSTDGNYDYTPLNALAGLVTDTEPPSDIRAAAAELGIEIVLP